A single genomic interval of Nocardioides palaemonis harbors:
- a CDS encoding SIS domain-containing protein has product MSTTETTRTRMAAEVAEQPEAARRTLDHLLPQREALRDLARDRRRVLLVARGSSDNAAIYGRYLLEVAAGVPAALAAPSVATHYGARLDLSDTLVVSVSQSGSTTEIVDTQQWARDCGAATVAVSNVEGSPLLGAADLALATRAGPEVAVPATKTYLTQLLALGVVAAALGPQDRAEQSEADLRRVPDAVAGLLDGDVSAAADALAGARQVVVSGRGLLLGTALETALKMEETCLRPVRGYSYADLRHGPISVVGDGVLAVLVAAASGPLAGAMAELADDLHERGARVLGIGGTPDFAGRCDVHLAGPDLPETVEPVASIVPAQLMIERLARTLGLDPDNPRGLAKVTRTDR; this is encoded by the coding sequence ATGAGCACCACCGAGACCACCCGGACCAGGATGGCGGCGGAGGTCGCCGAGCAGCCCGAGGCCGCCCGCCGCACGCTCGACCACCTGCTGCCGCAGCGCGAGGCGCTCCGCGACCTCGCTCGCGACCGTCGCCGCGTGCTCCTGGTCGCCCGCGGCTCGAGCGACAACGCCGCGATCTACGGGCGCTACCTCCTCGAGGTGGCCGCGGGGGTCCCGGCGGCCCTGGCCGCACCCAGCGTCGCCACCCACTACGGCGCGCGCCTCGACCTCTCCGACACCCTCGTCGTGTCGGTCTCCCAGTCGGGCTCGACCACCGAGATCGTCGACACGCAGCAGTGGGCCCGCGACTGCGGTGCCGCCACCGTGGCGGTCTCCAACGTCGAGGGCTCGCCGCTCCTCGGGGCCGCCGACCTGGCGCTCGCCACCCGGGCCGGGCCGGAGGTCGCCGTGCCGGCCACCAAGACCTACCTCACCCAGCTGCTCGCCCTCGGCGTCGTCGCGGCCGCCCTCGGCCCGCAGGACCGCGCCGAGCAGTCGGAGGCGGACCTGCGGCGGGTGCCCGATGCCGTCGCCGGCCTGCTGGACGGCGACGTGAGTGCCGCCGCGGACGCCCTCGCCGGCGCGCGCCAGGTCGTCGTGTCCGGACGCGGGCTGCTCCTCGGCACCGCGCTCGAGACGGCGCTCAAGATGGAGGAGACGTGCCTGCGGCCGGTCCGCGGCTACTCCTACGCCGACCTGCGCCACGGTCCGATCTCGGTGGTCGGCGACGGCGTCCTCGCCGTCCTCGTCGCGGCCGCGAGCGGGCCGCTCGCGGGCGCGATGGCCGAGCTCGCCGACGACCTCCACGAGCGCGGTGCGCGCGTGCTCGGCATCGGCGGCACGCCCGACTTCGCCGGGCGCTGCGACGTCCACCTCGCCGGGCCGGACCTCCCCGAGACCGTCGAGCCGGTCGCGAGCATCGTGCCGGCCCAGCTCATGATCGAGCGCCTCGCGCGCACACTGGGGCTGGACCCCGACAACCCCCGCGGACTGGCCAAGGTCACCCGGACCGACCGCTGA
- a CDS encoding glucose PTS transporter subunit EIIB codes for MSTKAEQILAGLGGADNVVEIEACITRLRTEVKDGSLVDQAALKAAGAHGVMASGTVVQVVVGPEADNLADDIEDLM; via the coding sequence ATGAGCACGAAGGCAGAGCAGATCCTGGCCGGCCTCGGCGGCGCCGACAACGTCGTCGAGATCGAGGCCTGCATCACCCGGCTCCGCACCGAGGTCAAGGACGGCTCGCTCGTCGACCAGGCCGCCCTCAAGGCCGCCGGCGCGCACGGCGTGATGGCCAGCGGCACCGTCGTCCAGGTGGTCGTCGGCCCCGAGGCCGACAACCTGGCCGACGACATCGAGGACCTGATGTGA
- a CDS encoding PTS sugar transporter subunit IIA translates to MTSPDRTVLAPCPGRVVAMADVPDPVFAEEMVGPGVAIEPSGGRTTVVSPIAGKVLKVLPHAFVVLGDGVGVLVHLGINTVRLEGEGFEVLASQGAEVAAGDPMITWDPSALPPSAGDQDVSPVVPVVLMDGVKGSVTTDALGSAVAAGDPLFALP, encoded by the coding sequence GTGACCTCCCCCGACAGGACCGTCCTCGCTCCCTGCCCGGGTCGGGTCGTCGCGATGGCCGACGTGCCGGATCCCGTCTTCGCCGAGGAGATGGTGGGCCCGGGCGTCGCCATCGAGCCCTCGGGCGGTCGGACCACCGTCGTGTCCCCGATCGCCGGGAAGGTGCTCAAGGTGCTGCCGCACGCCTTCGTCGTGCTCGGCGACGGCGTGGGCGTGCTGGTCCACCTCGGCATCAACACGGTCCGCCTCGAGGGCGAGGGCTTCGAGGTCCTCGCCAGCCAGGGCGCGGAGGTGGCGGCCGGCGACCCGATGATCACGTGGGACCCCTCGGCCCTCCCGCCGAGCGCCGGCGACCAGGACGTCTCGCCGGTCGTGCCGGTCGTGCTGATGGACGGCGTGAAGGGGTCGGTGACCACCGACGCGCTCGGCAGCGCCGTGGCCGCGGGCGACCCGCTGTTCGCGCTCCCGTGA
- a CDS encoding HAD family hydrolase has translation MTAAPQPVSGFLLDLDGTLVDSEPLHRAGYESYFAHRGWDVPDLSVFTGRRAEDVFATEPGPWAGLDPAEVLAGVLAHVPDEAARPVPGARDLVVAARAGGVPVAIVTSARPAWVRRSLVESLDLPADGVDLVVTAEDVADGKPHPAGFALACERLGIDPAAAVAAEDSPAGVHAATGAGVRRVHGIATTHPEAVLVGAGATAVHDDLRPLLGLLPR, from the coding sequence GTGACGGCCGCCCCGCAGCCGGTCTCCGGGTTCCTGCTCGACCTCGACGGGACGCTCGTCGACTCCGAGCCGCTGCACCGCGCCGGCTACGAGTCGTACTTCGCGCACCGCGGCTGGGACGTGCCCGACCTGTCGGTCTTCACCGGCCGGCGCGCCGAGGACGTCTTCGCGACCGAGCCCGGCCCGTGGGCCGGCCTCGACCCGGCGGAGGTGCTGGCGGGCGTGCTCGCCCACGTGCCCGACGAGGCCGCCCGGCCGGTGCCCGGCGCTCGCGACCTGGTCGTCGCGGCGCGCGCCGGCGGGGTGCCGGTCGCGATCGTCACCTCGGCGCGTCCGGCGTGGGTGCGCCGCTCGCTCGTCGAGTCGCTCGACCTCCCCGCCGACGGCGTCGACCTCGTGGTGACCGCCGAGGACGTGGCCGACGGCAAGCCGCACCCGGCCGGGTTCGCGCTCGCCTGCGAGCGCCTCGGGATCGACCCGGCCGCCGCGGTCGCGGCTGAGGACTCGCCGGCCGGCGTGCACGCCGCGACCGGTGCAGGCGTACGTCGCGTGCACGGCATCGCGACCACCCACCCCGAGGCGGTGCTGGTCGGCGCCGGCGCCACCGCCGTCCACGACGACCTGCGCCCCCTGCTGGGGCTGCTGCCGCGCTGA
- a CDS encoding YihY/virulence factor BrkB family protein, which translates to MTTARTVPVTTEMDGDELDALDAWHLARHHGLRRIVVESFVRFRYGDGFTNSRALALQACLAVVPFLLALTGLASDLDEERPATVVAQVVDSLSPGAGKADALASAVAESDETSEEAGEVALVLGLGFALVSMTTAMAQVERGANRIYGIRRDRPALHKYGRAAVLTALLAVPVGVGFVMIVGGGALGDAMAESYGWSDRAVLWWDVVRWPVGVALLVLTIAVLLDHSPRRRQPALSWLALGAAISVALIGLATVGLALYVRLSGSFGDVYGPLAGVVALLLWALLSSISFFYGTAVCAQLEALRAGEETPALGDPGRPHARTVGEGAVD; encoded by the coding sequence ATGACCACCGCGCGCACCGTGCCCGTCACCACGGAGATGGACGGCGACGAGCTCGACGCGCTGGACGCCTGGCACCTCGCCCGCCACCACGGGCTGCGCCGGATCGTCGTCGAGTCGTTCGTGCGGTTCCGCTACGGCGACGGGTTCACCAACTCGCGCGCGCTCGCGCTGCAGGCCTGCCTCGCGGTGGTGCCGTTCCTGCTGGCGCTGACCGGGCTCGCCTCCGACCTCGACGAGGAGCGGCCGGCGACGGTGGTCGCCCAGGTCGTCGACTCGCTCTCCCCCGGGGCGGGGAAGGCGGACGCCCTGGCCTCGGCGGTGGCGGAGTCCGACGAGACGTCCGAGGAGGCCGGCGAGGTGGCGCTCGTGCTCGGCCTGGGCTTCGCGCTCGTGTCGATGACCACGGCCATGGCGCAGGTCGAGCGGGGCGCCAACCGGATCTACGGCATCCGCCGCGACCGCCCCGCGCTCCACAAGTACGGCCGGGCCGCGGTGCTGACCGCCCTGCTCGCCGTGCCGGTCGGGGTGGGCTTCGTGATGATCGTCGGCGGCGGCGCGCTCGGCGACGCGATGGCGGAGAGCTACGGCTGGTCCGACCGCGCCGTGCTGTGGTGGGACGTGGTCCGCTGGCCGGTCGGCGTCGCCCTGCTCGTGCTGACGATCGCGGTGCTCCTCGACCACTCGCCGCGCCGGCGCCAGCCGGCGCTGTCGTGGCTCGCGCTCGGCGCGGCGATCTCGGTCGCGCTCATCGGCCTCGCGACCGTCGGCCTGGCGCTCTACGTCCGGCTCAGCGGGTCGTTCGGCGACGTCTACGGGCCGCTGGCCGGCGTGGTCGCCCTCCTGCTGTGGGCGCTGCTGTCCTCGATCTCGTTCTTCTACGGCACCGCCGTCTGCGCCCAGCTCGAGGCGCTCCGCGCCGGCGAGGAGACGCCCGCCCTCGGCGACCCGGGCCGCCCCCACGCCCGTACGGTCGGCGAGGGCGCGGTCGACTGA
- a CDS encoding SRPBCC family protein has product MSRFTRTAATSHALSTAAMEEASRLGQREADIDHLLLALTVSEQPAGRVLRDLGVTLDAARDAVGAQHAEQLESLGLTVAMPGPGRIVFHETGSYTWTDRCVDVLKQAASGDQQGDATAVLRALVAEPSGLVVALLRRLDVEPDTLLARLDAPPAAAAPESPATTEPRPGAMTRQSQVFVPASIDEVWLLVSDPARLPEWDASLARVDAVDASDPAPGDAWEGRTPTVQPDGTPVEVQPELRRQVVELHELDPRVHVAWRITYPDSPRSNARTIRVALAPSTGGTDLSLSLTWERVAPDGLRARALRLAARPILHTALWFQLSQLGSGISRAFR; this is encoded by the coding sequence ATGAGCAGGTTCACCCGCACGGCAGCGACGTCCCACGCCCTGTCGACAGCAGCGATGGAGGAGGCCTCGCGCCTCGGCCAGCGCGAGGCCGACATCGACCACCTCCTCCTCGCCCTCACCGTCTCCGAGCAGCCCGCCGGCCGGGTGCTGCGCGACCTCGGGGTCACCCTCGACGCGGCGAGGGACGCGGTCGGCGCCCAGCACGCGGAGCAGCTGGAGAGCCTGGGCCTGACCGTCGCGATGCCCGGCCCCGGGCGCATCGTCTTCCACGAGACGGGCAGCTACACCTGGACGGACCGCTGCGTCGACGTCCTCAAGCAGGCAGCGAGCGGCGACCAGCAGGGCGACGCGACGGCGGTGCTGCGCGCCCTCGTGGCCGAGCCCAGCGGCCTCGTCGTCGCCCTCCTCCGACGGCTCGACGTCGAGCCGGACACGCTGCTCGCCCGGTTGGACGCCCCACCCGCGGCGGCCGCTCCCGAGTCACCGGCGACCACCGAGCCGCGCCCCGGCGCGATGACCCGGCAGTCGCAGGTCTTCGTTCCCGCGTCGATCGACGAGGTGTGGCTGTTGGTGTCGGACCCGGCGCGCCTGCCCGAGTGGGACGCGAGCCTGGCTCGGGTGGACGCCGTGGACGCATCGGATCCCGCACCGGGTGACGCGTGGGAGGGACGTACGCCGACGGTGCAGCCCGACGGGACGCCCGTCGAGGTGCAGCCCGAGCTTCGTCGGCAGGTCGTCGAGCTGCACGAGCTGGACCCACGGGTCCACGTCGCCTGGCGGATCACCTACCCCGACTCCCCGCGGTCCAACGCCCGCACCATCCGGGTCGCGCTGGCCCCGTCGACGGGAGGCACGGACCTGTCCCTCTCCCTGACCTGGGAGCGGGTCGCGCCCGACGGTCTGCGCGCACGCGCACTGCGCCTCGCAGCCCGTCCGATCCTCCACACGGCCCTGTGGTTCCAGCTGTCCCAGCTCGGCAGCGGCATCAGCCGGGCCTTCCGGTAG
- a CDS encoding helix-turn-helix domain-containing protein — MESNDVARVAADTRDPRAGLRAVSSLRTLTERLELAQVEAGLRDGMSWQEVADALGVTRQAVHKKYARKIDPTIAVPRRSR, encoded by the coding sequence ATGGAGTCGAACGACGTCGCCCGGGTCGCCGCCGACACCCGCGACCCGCGGGCCGGCCTGCGAGCCGTGTCGTCGTTGCGGACGCTCACCGAGCGGCTCGAGCTCGCGCAGGTCGAGGCCGGCCTGCGGGACGGCATGTCCTGGCAGGAGGTCGCCGACGCCCTCGGCGTCACGCGCCAGGCCGTCCACAAGAAGTACGCCCGGAAGATCGATCCGACGATCGCGGTCCCGAGGAGGAGCAGATGA
- a CDS encoding glycosyltransferase: protein MRLLVSFVGGLGHLTPLLPVARAARAAGHDVAFAGSGGLVERIEEHGFAAYATSEPRHHAGVDQERTALEVMDAHATEVEFAANFGDRGARRMAGAMPGVLRDFRPDLVLRDETDLGTTIAAEVVGVPVATHLVLASGMLLRPELVAPVLDVVRAEHGLAPDPHLTRLSSGLVLSAAPPSFRSPSAPLALDPLHYRADRPPARVPHGRPGVYVTLGTIFNAGSGDLFERLLDGLADLDVDVVATVGRGVDPAALGPRAPHVRVERFVPQAEVLPTVDLVVSHGGSGSLLAALAHGLPSLLVPLGADQPHNAARALELGLAERLDAATVTPEEVADRARTLLGDGSVRDRCRAVASEVAALPDASAAVAALEAAAR, encoded by the coding sequence ATGCGCCTCCTCGTCAGCTTCGTCGGCGGCCTCGGGCACCTCACGCCCCTCCTGCCCGTCGCGCGCGCCGCGCGCGCAGCCGGGCACGACGTGGCGTTCGCGGGGTCCGGCGGCCTGGTCGAGCGGATCGAGGAGCACGGCTTCGCGGCGTACGCCACCAGCGAGCCGCGCCACCACGCGGGCGTCGACCAGGAGCGGACGGCCCTGGAGGTGATGGACGCGCACGCCACCGAGGTCGAGTTCGCCGCCAACTTCGGCGACCGGGGCGCCCGCCGGATGGCGGGCGCGATGCCCGGCGTGCTGCGCGACTTCCGTCCCGACCTCGTGCTGCGCGACGAGACCGACCTCGGCACCACGATCGCCGCCGAGGTCGTCGGCGTCCCGGTCGCGACGCACCTCGTGCTGGCGTCGGGGATGCTGCTGCGGCCCGAGCTGGTCGCGCCCGTCCTCGACGTCGTGCGCGCCGAGCACGGCCTCGCGCCCGACCCGCACCTGACGCGGCTGTCGTCCGGGCTGGTCCTGTCGGCCGCGCCGCCCTCGTTCCGCAGCCCGTCCGCCCCGCTGGCGCTGGACCCGCTGCACTACCGCGCCGACAGGCCGCCCGCGCGGGTCCCGCACGGTCGCCCGGGCGTCTACGTCACGCTCGGCACGATCTTCAACGCCGGCTCGGGCGACCTGTTCGAGCGCCTCCTCGACGGGCTCGCCGACCTCGACGTCGACGTGGTCGCGACCGTCGGCCGCGGCGTCGACCCCGCCGCGCTCGGGCCGCGCGCACCGCACGTCCGGGTGGAGCGGTTCGTGCCGCAGGCCGAGGTCCTGCCCACCGTCGACCTGGTGGTCTCCCACGGCGGGTCGGGGAGCCTGCTCGCCGCGCTCGCCCACGGTCTGCCCTCGCTGCTCGTGCCTCTCGGTGCCGACCAGCCGCACAACGCGGCGCGGGCCCTCGAGCTGGGGCTCGCCGAGCGCCTGGATGCAGCGACCGTCACCCCGGAGGAGGTCGCGGACCGGGCCCGGACCCTGCTGGGCGACGGGTCCGTCCGCGACCGCTGCCGCGCGGTCGCCTCCGAGGTCGCGGCCCTGCCGGACGCCTCCGCTGCCGTGGCCGCGCTCGAGGCCGCCGCCCGGTAG
- a CDS encoding DUF1353 domain-containing protein, translating to MQARDRVASMVDPVAQEARRFYDGGTLPVDGRPGEPPDPGADPRIVLERHAEEGVETFALERRLAYRDRLLGELVVPDDPDFRTDLTSVPALFTWLVPKTGAHLPAALLHDALVAGPDGPSSYVSTEGRVVDRVSADRVFRDAMADTGTGVVRRWIVWTAVTVATVFVGREVPWSRSRQWSYRFAAATTIVAILYLGYSATSDLVDRSWVGAVDLPWMGERAWWVEVAGGLSGAIVVPLALSLLWGRLRMAGAIAGVMLAVLLHVTVGLAVIAATYVAVERLARRAPLAALVLAGLVVAAAFATFAVVSLG from the coding sequence ATGCAGGCTCGGGATCGTGTGGCGTCGATGGTCGACCCGGTGGCGCAGGAGGCCCGCCGGTTCTACGACGGCGGCACGCTGCCGGTCGACGGGCGTCCCGGCGAGCCGCCCGACCCCGGTGCGGACCCGAGGATCGTGCTCGAGCGGCACGCCGAGGAGGGCGTGGAGACCTTCGCGCTGGAGCGCCGCCTCGCCTACCGTGACCGGCTGCTGGGCGAGCTGGTGGTCCCCGACGACCCGGACTTCCGCACCGACCTCACCTCGGTGCCCGCGCTGTTCACCTGGCTGGTGCCCAAGACCGGTGCCCACCTCCCGGCGGCGCTGCTCCACGACGCGCTCGTCGCGGGGCCCGACGGTCCGTCGTCCTACGTCTCCACCGAGGGGCGCGTCGTCGACCGGGTGAGCGCCGACCGGGTCTTCCGCGACGCGATGGCCGACACCGGCACGGGCGTGGTGCGCCGGTGGATCGTGTGGACGGCGGTGACGGTCGCGACCGTCTTCGTCGGCCGCGAGGTGCCGTGGTCGCGGTCCCGGCAGTGGTCCTACCGGTTCGCGGCGGCGACGACCATCGTCGCGATCCTCTACCTCGGCTACAGCGCCACGAGCGACCTGGTCGATCGGTCCTGGGTCGGCGCCGTCGACCTGCCGTGGATGGGCGAGCGCGCGTGGTGGGTCGAGGTCGCCGGCGGCCTCAGCGGGGCGATCGTGGTGCCGCTCGCGCTGAGCCTGCTGTGGGGGCGGCTGCGGATGGCCGGGGCGATCGCCGGGGTGATGCTCGCGGTGCTGCTCCACGTCACCGTCGGGCTGGCCGTGATCGCCGCAACCTACGTCGCCGTCGAGCGGCTGGCGCGCCGCGCTCCGCTCGCGGCGCTGGTCCTCGCCGGGCTGGTGGTCGCGGCGGCGTTCGCGACGTTCGCCGTCGTCAGCCTCGGCTGA
- the trhA gene encoding PAQR family membrane homeostasis protein TrhA, with translation MTPRDRVERASELVADRVERAGEVMADKMAEVKPKLRGWLHAGTAPLALAAGIVLVALSPTASTRVGSAAFALSALLVFTVSAIYHRGTWSPRTWAFLRRFDHANIFVLIAGTYTPYALLFLHGTARTTLLSVVWGAAIAGVVFRVFWTDAPRWLYTPMYIALGWAAVFFIPQFVDGADKFSSGIAIATLVLVAAGGILYTLGGVVYGLKRPNPSPRWFGFHEVFHSFTVLAFAAHYVGVSLATYSLR, from the coding sequence GTGACCCCCCGCGACCGCGTCGAGCGTGCCTCCGAGCTGGTGGCCGACAGGGTCGAGCGCGCCGGCGAGGTGATGGCCGACAAGATGGCCGAGGTGAAGCCCAAGCTGCGCGGCTGGCTGCACGCCGGCACCGCGCCGCTCGCCCTCGCCGCCGGCATCGTGCTGGTCGCGCTGTCCCCCACCGCCTCGACCCGGGTGGGCTCGGCGGCGTTCGCGCTGTCCGCGCTGCTGGTCTTCACGGTCTCCGCGATCTACCACCGCGGCACCTGGTCGCCGCGCACGTGGGCGTTCCTGCGGCGCTTCGACCACGCCAACATCTTCGTGCTGATCGCCGGCACCTACACGCCCTACGCCCTGCTGTTCCTGCACGGCACCGCGCGCACCACGCTGCTCAGCGTGGTGTGGGGCGCCGCGATCGCCGGCGTCGTGTTCCGCGTGTTCTGGACCGACGCCCCACGCTGGCTCTACACCCCGATGTACATCGCGCTCGGCTGGGCGGCGGTGTTCTTCATCCCGCAGTTCGTCGACGGCGCCGACAAGTTCAGCTCCGGCATCGCCATCGCCACCCTCGTGCTGGTCGCCGCGGGCGGGATCCTCTACACGCTCGGTGGCGTGGTCTACGGCCTCAAGCGCCCCAACCCGTCGCCGCGGTGGTTCGGCTTCCACGAGGTCTTCCACTCCTTCACCGTGCTGGCCTTCGCCGCGCACTACGTCGGCGTCTCGCTGGCGACCTACAGCCTGCGCTGA
- a CDS encoding isoprenyl transferase: MVRSLSSDQIPQHVGVMLDGNRRWAKAVGLNTAEGYQAGADNIRPLLGWCEEVGVGVVTLWLLSSDNLTNRPPEQLTGLLAIIEGAVESLAEAGRWRIHPVGALDLLPTETAARLKAAEEATRDIDGILVNVAVGYGGRREIADAVRALLADHATRGTSLEELAEVIDVEHIAEHLYTKGQPDPDLVIRTSGEQRLGGFLLWQSANSEFYFCEALWPDFRRVDFLRAIRAYAARERRFGG, translated from the coding sequence ATGGTGCGCAGCCTGTCCAGCGACCAGATCCCCCAGCACGTGGGCGTGATGCTCGACGGCAACCGCCGCTGGGCAAAGGCCGTCGGGCTCAACACGGCCGAGGGCTACCAGGCCGGCGCCGACAACATCCGGCCGCTCCTCGGCTGGTGCGAGGAGGTCGGGGTCGGGGTCGTCACGCTGTGGCTGCTCTCCAGCGACAACCTCACCAACCGGCCCCCCGAGCAGCTCACCGGCCTGCTCGCGATCATCGAGGGCGCCGTCGAGTCGCTCGCCGAGGCCGGCCGCTGGCGGATCCACCCGGTCGGCGCGCTCGACCTGCTGCCCACCGAGACCGCCGCGCGGCTCAAGGCGGCCGAGGAGGCGACCCGCGACATCGACGGGATCCTGGTCAACGTGGCCGTCGGCTACGGCGGACGCCGCGAGATCGCCGACGCGGTCCGCGCGCTGCTCGCCGACCACGCCACCCGCGGCACCTCGCTGGAGGAGCTCGCCGAGGTGATCGACGTCGAGCACATCGCCGAGCACCTCTACACCAAGGGCCAGCCCGACCCCGACCTGGTGATCCGCACCTCCGGCGAGCAGCGCCTCGGCGGCTTCCTGCTGTGGCAGTCGGCGAACTCGGAGTTCTACTTCTGCGAGGCGCTGTGGCCCGACTTCCGCCGCGTCGACTTCCTGCGCGCGATCCGGGCGTACGCCGCGCGCGAGCGCCGCTTCGGCGGCTGA
- a CDS encoding PhoH family protein has protein sequence MASNSASPSTAAAPAGDRLTYVLDTSVLLADPGAIKRFAEHEVVLPVVVITELEGKRHHPELGFFARSALRALDELRILHGRLDEPVPVGTDGGSLRVELNHTDPSTLPSGFRLGDNDTRILAVARNLADEGHRVTLVSKDLPLRIKASAVGLDAQEYRAEAISDSDTGYTGMAELEVPAADLDELYEDGVIDLAEARDLPCHNGLVLISERGTALGRVGADKRVHLVRGDRDAFGIHGRSAEQRVALEMLLDPEVGIVSLGGRAGTGKSAMALCAGLEAVMERRQHKKVVVFRPLFAVGGQELGYLPGSENEKMSPWGQAVFDTLGALTSTDVIDEIMDRGMLEVLPLTHIRGRSLHDAFVIVDEAQSLERNVLLTVLSRIGANSKVVLTHDVAQRDNLRVGRHDGIVAVVEKLKGHPLFAHVTLTRSERSPIAALVTEMLENVTL, from the coding sequence GTGGCCAGCAACTCAGCATCGCCCAGCACTGCCGCAGCTCCCGCCGGTGACCGGCTCACCTACGTCCTGGACACGAGCGTCCTGCTCGCCGACCCGGGCGCCATCAAGCGCTTCGCCGAGCACGAGGTCGTGCTGCCGGTCGTGGTGATCACCGAGCTGGAGGGCAAGCGCCACCACCCGGAGCTGGGCTTCTTCGCCCGCTCGGCGCTCCGCGCGCTCGACGAGCTGCGGATCCTGCACGGCCGGCTCGACGAGCCGGTGCCGGTCGGCACCGACGGGGGCAGCCTGCGCGTCGAGCTCAACCACACCGATCCCTCGACGCTGCCGTCGGGCTTCCGCCTCGGCGACAACGACACCCGGATCCTCGCGGTCGCGCGCAACCTCGCCGACGAGGGGCACCGGGTCACGCTGGTCTCCAAGGACCTGCCGCTGCGGATCAAGGCCTCGGCGGTCGGCCTCGACGCCCAGGAGTACCGCGCCGAGGCGATCAGCGACTCCGACACCGGCTACACCGGGATGGCCGAGCTGGAGGTGCCGGCCGCCGACCTCGACGAGCTCTACGAGGACGGCGTCATCGACCTCGCCGAGGCGCGGGACCTGCCCTGCCACAACGGCCTGGTGCTGATCTCCGAGCGCGGCACCGCGCTCGGGCGGGTGGGCGCCGACAAGCGGGTCCACCTCGTCCGCGGCGACCGCGACGCCTTCGGCATCCACGGACGCTCGGCCGAGCAGCGGGTGGCGCTGGAGATGCTGCTCGACCCCGAGGTCGGCATCGTGTCGCTCGGCGGCCGCGCCGGCACCGGCAAGTCGGCGATGGCGCTCTGCGCCGGCCTGGAGGCGGTGATGGAGCGTCGTCAGCACAAGAAGGTCGTGGTCTTCCGGCCCCTCTTCGCCGTCGGCGGCCAGGAGCTCGGCTACCTCCCCGGCTCGGAGAACGAGAAGATGTCGCCGTGGGGCCAGGCGGTGTTCGACACCCTCGGCGCGCTGACCTCGACCGACGTGATCGACGAGATCATGGACCGCGGGATGCTCGAGGTGCTGCCGCTGACCCACATCCGCGGCCGCTCGCTCCACGACGCCTTCGTCATCGTCGACGAGGCCCAGTCGCTGGAGCGCAACGTGCTGCTCACCGTGCTCTCGCGCATCGGCGCCAACTCCAAGGTGGTCCTGACCCACGACGTCGCCCAGCGCGACAACCTGCGGGTCGGGCGGCACGACGGCATCGTCGCGGTGGTGGAGAAGCTCAAGGGCCACCCGCTCTTCGCCCACGTCACCCTCACCCGCTCCGAGCGCTCGCCGATCGCGGCGCTGGTGACCGAGATGCTGGAGAACGTCACGCTCTGA